The proteins below come from a single Spirochaetota bacterium genomic window:
- a CDS encoding STAS domain-containing protein, with protein sequence MEIEFKDIGEHKLIEVNGEVDLYNVSEFKKALFSITDGRFPSVIVDMKNVNYMDSSGIGALVAGQKKMRAHNGNFALMNIHDDVLNILRLATLDRFFRIYESEDDLI encoded by the coding sequence GTGGAAATTGAATTTAAAGATATCGGAGAACATAAACTCATCGAAGTAAACGGTGAAGTCGATTTATATAATGTAAGTGAATTCAAGAAAGCGCTTTTTAGTATAACCGATGGACGATTCCCAAGTGTTATTGTTGACATGAAGAATGTAAACTATATGGATTCATCCGGAATTGGAGCACTGGTAGCAGGTCAGAAAAAGATGAGGGCGCATAATGGCAATTTCGCTCTAATGAATATACATGATGATGTATTAAATATACTCAGGTTAGCTACCCTCGATAGATTTTTCCGAATATATGAGAGTGAAGATGACTTAATATAA
- a CDS encoding SpoIIE family protein phosphatase: MNGKGDNTHDKNKTSENDINKEEKDVNKSIEDHTPKVKIGLRIKFSLAIIILVSVIITIMILYFIREESALLKRNIIRFAEREIEHLTNTAVESISQKDELPLIAAVRNIQKISSIKYVYILDTDNRILQNFNPEKNGVVLDDEITKSANKYKNTDKPLITIFPDTEDIGGKIYDFSMPVLHALFKSRIGTVRLGFSDRLIRDEISKITRTIIMIAVVFLGISIFGSIVLASITIRPIKKLSDGASVIGTGDLDYKIDINTSDELGKLAYEFNIMTDKLKQAKEMEIESRIMEEQLELAKEIQEGLNPSNYYNKDGIQIKGYTRAAKGVGGDYFDYIDIDDNRVSALISDVSGKGIPASLVMVMIRTVFVSYISKKDVECASVVSAINDSLSAEFAIDKFATLFFMIYDKSSGELAFSNAGHGPLFCYRSSIDACTTTKLEGVPIGIMEDVEYQQTKVRLMPGDIIVLYTDGITEMRNEAGDEYGRLRLQKLVVNHHDLDAKDLVDKIVSDVEEFKGSANPHDDMTILVLKREV; the protein is encoded by the coding sequence ATGTGAACAAATCAATAGAAGATCATACCCCAAAGGTTAAAATTGGACTTAGAATTAAATTCTCGTTGGCAATCATTATTCTTGTATCTGTTATTATCACCATAATGATTCTATATTTCATTAGGGAGGAAAGCGCCCTTCTAAAAAGGAATATAATTAGATTTGCCGAAAGGGAGATTGAGCACCTCACCAATACAGCGGTTGAATCCATTAGCCAGAAGGATGAACTTCCGCTTATTGCTGCAGTAAGGAACATTCAAAAGATTTCATCAATTAAGTATGTTTACATTCTGGATACTGATAATAGAATTCTGCAAAATTTTAATCCGGAGAAGAATGGCGTTGTTCTGGATGACGAAATCACCAAGAGTGCAAATAAATATAAGAATACGGATAAGCCACTCATTACAATCTTTCCCGATACTGAGGATATTGGTGGTAAAATTTATGATTTCTCTATGCCTGTGCTACACGCCTTATTTAAATCGAGAATAGGCACTGTGAGGCTTGGCTTTTCTGATAGACTTATTCGAGATGAAATCTCAAAAATTACAAGGACAATCATTATGATTGCGGTTGTTTTTCTTGGCATATCCATTTTTGGATCAATTGTCTTGGCAAGTATAACTATTAGACCTATTAAAAAGCTCTCTGATGGAGCATCTGTTATTGGGACTGGGGACCTGGATTATAAAATTGATATTAATACCTCTGATGAGTTGGGGAAGCTCGCTTATGAGTTCAATATAATGACAGACAAACTAAAGCAGGCTAAGGAGATGGAGATAGAGTCAAGAATTATGGAAGAGCAGTTGGAGCTTGCTAAGGAGATTCAGGAAGGGCTAAATCCTAGTAATTATTACAATAAGGATGGAATACAGATAAAGGGCTACACCAGGGCGGCAAAGGGTGTTGGTGGAGATTATTTTGATTATATTGATATTGACGATAATAGGGTGAGTGCGCTTATCAGCGATGTGTCTGGCAAGGGTATTCCCGCTTCCCTCGTTATGGTTATGATAAGAACGGTCTTTGTATCATATATCAGTAAAAAGGATGTTGAATGTGCCAGTGTGGTCAGTGCAATAAATGATTCTTTGAGCGCTGAATTTGCCATAGATAAATTCGCGACTCTGTTCTTTATGATATACGATAAATCAAGCGGTGAGTTAGCTTTTTCAAATGCTGGACATGGCCCTCTATTCTGCTATAGATCGTCGATCGATGCTTGTACCACTACTAAACTTGAAGGAGTCCCAATCGGTATAATGGAGGATGTTGAATATCAACAGACAAAGGTGAGATTGATGCCTGGTGATATCATAGTCCTATATACCGATGGCATTACTGAGATGAGAAATGAAGCTGGCGATGAATATGGAAGATTAAGACTTCAGAAACTAGTAGTCAACCATCATGATCTTGATGCAAAAGATCTTGTTGATAAGATTGTTAGTGATGTTGAGGAGTTTAAAGGGAGTGCGAATCCACATGATGATATGACAATACTTGTATTAAAAAGGGAAGTATAG